The proteins below are encoded in one region of Gopherus flavomarginatus isolate rGopFla2 chromosome 12, rGopFla2.mat.asm, whole genome shotgun sequence:
- the LOC127032742 gene encoding zinc finger protein 628-like isoform X1, with the protein MERGAEPGVPGAQGAQETPRDACTGDGPVSEAEEWDPQPEGHERVGPQRMVPGRHQENDLPSPGACEHQRENPAGERDADSAPHGAGDEGLNESMIRAAGTPHSSAPASRGTGEGLNESTIQAAGTPRNSALALNESMIQPVGSPCSSAPALNESTIRAAGMPHGSALVLNKSMIQPVGSPCSSAPVLNESTIWPAGTPHSSVPALNESTIRAAGMPHSSALAPRSSVPAPHGAGEALNESTIRAAGSPHSSASMLNEFMIRPAGTPHSSVLAPRGAGEALNESTIQPAGTPHSSAPVLNESMIRPVGSPCSSAPVLNESTVRPAGTSHSSVLAPHGAGEALNESTIQPAGTPHSSVPAPRGAGEALNESTVRPAGMPRSSAPVLNESTVRPAGMPRSSAPAPQPGIGAPARATGPPTPGRQYVCPECGRAFGQSSHLTQHLRIHTGERPYVCPDCGRAFSASSNFLAHRRTHTGEKPYDCCVCGRSFRASSTLQRHRRLHTGERPYRCGHCGRAFSQSSSLAKHRRLHTGERPYRCGHCGDAFAVQSGLAAHRSRHTGERPFACPDCSKRFRRSSDLVQHQRAHTGERPFRCGHCGAGFSLASTLLNHQRGHTGERPYRCQRCGASFARSSTLARHRRGHGPEGAGRQEAEPAPQPGPLSQGSCPLPQPGTLGHSSEPLSGQDTLTQPGPLGHSSAPVTLQPPTGHGSAPAPQQPPMDHGSAPAPQEPRMGHRSDPSPQHPPMGHGSAPAPQEPPMGHGSAPAPQEPLTGHRSDPAPQQNPLGHSSAPAPQEPPLSHSSAPAPQEPPTGHRSDPAPQQTPLSQGTIDHGLGPQPGTVDHGSEPAPQQSPPARPPASQPGERPYPCLVCGKRFSRSSNLVAHQRIHAGDKPFRCPECGRGFLRGSNLRTHRRLHTGERPYPCPECGKRFGDTSVLVKHQRIHTGERPHRCPDCPRRFSQASDLVAHRRVHTGEKPYVCAECGRGFSRSSNLLTHQRLHRGERPYPCPQCGKSFGQSSDLLQHQRSHTGERPFACAQCGKAFSKGSTLTGHQRIHTGERPFACPTCGKRFRHSSHLTAHLRVHARERPL; encoded by the exons ATGGAGcgaggggcagagccaggggtcccAGGTGCCCAGGGCGCTCAGGAGACCCCGAGAGacgcctgcacag GCGATGGGCCGGTCAGCGAGGCTGAGGAGTGGGATCCCCAGCCGGAAGGGCACGAGCGAGTGGGGCCACAGAGGATGGTACCGGGACGACACCAGGAGAATgatctgcccagcccaggtgcCTGCGAGCACCAGCGGGAAAAccctgctggggagagagacgCAGACTCGGCTCCCCATGGGGCAGGCGACGAGGGGCTGAACGAATCCATGATCCGGGCGGCGGGGAcgccccacagctctgccccagcTTCCCGTGGGACTGGCGAGGGGCTGAACGAATCCACGATCCAGGCAGCGGGAACACCCCGCAACTCTGCCCTGGCACTGAACGAATCCATGATCCAGCCggtggggtcaccctgcagctctGCCCCAGCGCTGAATGAATCCACGATCCGGGCGGCGGGGATGCCCCACGGCTCTGCCCTGGTGCTGAACAAATCCATGATCCAGCCggtggggtcaccctgcagctctGCCCCGGTGCTGAACGAATCCACGATCTGGCCGGCGGGGACGCCCCACAGCTCTGTCCCGGCGCTGAACGAATCCACGATCCGGGCGGCGGGGatgccccacagctctgccctggctccccgcaGCTCTGTCCCGGCTCCCCACGGGGCCGGCGAAGCGCTGAACGAATCCACGATCCGGGCAGCGGGGTCGCCCCACAGCTCTGCCTCGATGCTGAATGAATTCATGATCCGGCCGGCGGGGACGCCCCACAGCTCTGTCCTGGCTCCCCGCGGGGCCGGCGAGGCGCTGAACGAATCCACAATCCAGCCGGCGGggactccccacagctctgccccggTGCTGAACGAATCCATGATCCGGCcagtggggtcaccctgcagctctGCCCCGGTGCTGAACGAATCCACGGTCCGGCCAGCGGGGACGTCCCACAGCTCTGTCCTGGCTCCCCACGGGGCCGGCGAGGCGCTGAACGAATCCACGATCCAGCCGGCGGGGACGCCCCACAGCTCTGTCCCGGCTCCCCGCGGGGCCGGCGAGGCGCTGAACGAATCCACGGTCCGGCCAGCGGGGATGCCCCGCAGCTCTGCCCCGGTGCTGAACGAATCCACAGTCCGGCCAGCGGGGATGCCCCGCAGCTCTGCCCCAGCGCCCCAGCCGGGGATCGGCGCCCCAGCGAGAGCTACCGGGCCCCCGACCCCCGGGCGGCAGTACGTCTGCCCCGAGTGCGGCCGGGCCTTCGGGCAGAGCTCCCACCTGACGCAGCACCTGCGGATCCACACGGGCGAGCGGCCCTACGTCTGCCCCGACTGCGGCCGGGCCTTCAGCGCCAGCTCCAACTTCCTGGCGCACCGGCGCACGCACACGGGCGAGAAGCCCTACGACTGCTGCGTGTGTGGGCGCAGCTTCCGTGCCAGCTCCACCCTGCAGCGGCACCGGCGCCTGCACACGGGCGAGCGCCCCTACCGCTGCGGGCACTGCGGCCGCGCCTTCTCCCAGAGCTCCTCGCTGGCCAAGCACCGGCGCCTGCACACGGGCGAGCGCCCCTACCGCTGCGGCCACTGCGGGGATGCCTTCGCcgtgcagtcagggctggctgccCACCGCAGCCGGCACACGGGCGAGCGCCCCTTCGCCTGCCCCGACTGCAGCAAGCGCTTCCGGCGCAGCTCCGACCTGGTGCAGCACCAGCGCGcccacaccggggagcggcccttccgctGCGGCCACTGCGGTGCCGGCTTCAGCCTGGCCTCCACCCTGCTCAACCACCAGCGCGgccacaccggggagcggccctaccgcTGCCAGCGCTGCGGGGCCAGCTTCGCCCGCAGCTCCACCCTGGCGCGCCACCGGCGGGGCCACGGGCCTGAGGGCGCCGGGCGGCAGGAGGCAGAGCCCGCCCCCCAGCCGGGCCCCCTGAGTCagggctcctgccccctgccccagccgggCACCCTGGGTCACAGCTCAGAGCCCCTCTCTGGCCAGGACACCCTCACCCAGCCGGGCCCCCTGGGTCACAGCTCAGCTCCtgtcaccctgcagccccccacggGGCATGGGtcagctcctgccccacagcagccccccatgGATCATGggtcagctcctgccccccaggagcCCCGCATGGGTCACAGGTCAGATCCTTCCCCGCAGCACCCCCCTATGGGTCATGggtcagctcctgccccccaggagcCCCCCATGGGTCACGggtcagctcctgccccccaggagcccctcacGGGTCACAGGTCagatcctgccccacagcagaACCCCCTGGGTCATAGCTCAGCTCCTGCTCCCCAGGAGCCTCCCCTGAGTCACAgctcagctcctgccccccaggagcCCCCCACGGGTCACAGGTCAGATCCTGCCCCGCAGCAGACCCCCCTGAGTCAGGGCACCATAGAtcatggcctgggcccccagcCTGGCACTGTGGATCATGGGtcagagcctgccccccagcagagCCCCCCGGCTCGGCCCCCCGCCTCCCAGCCAGGCGAGCGCCCCTACCCGTGCCTGGTGTGTGGGAAGCGGTTCTCCCGCAGCTCCAACCTGGTGGCCCACCAGCGGATCCATGCGGGCGACAAGCCGTTCCGCTGCCCGGAGTGCGGGCGGGGCTTCCTGCGGGGCTCCAACCTGCGGACGCACCGGCGCCTGCACACGGGCGAGCGCCCCTACCCCTGCCCCGAGTGCGGCAAGCGCTTCGGCGACACCTCCGTGCTGGTCAAGCACCAGCGCATCCACACGGGCGAGCGCCCGCACCGCTGCCCCGACTGCCCCCGCCGCTTCAGCCAGGCCTCGGACCTGGTGGCCCACCGGCGGGTGCACACGGGCGAGAAGCCCTACGTCTGTGCCGAGTGCGGGCGCGGCTTCAGCCGCAGCTCCAACCTGCTGACACACCAGCGGCTGCACCGCGGCGAGCgcccctacccctgcccccagtgcggCAAGAGCTTCGGCCAGAGCTCGGacctgctgcagcaccagcgcaGCCACACCGGCGAGCGGCCCTTCGCCTGCGCCCAGTGTGGCAAAGCCTTCAGCAAGGGCTCCACCCTCACCGGGCACCAGCGCATCCACACGGGCGAGCGGCCCTTCGCCTGCCCCACCTGCGGCAAGCGTTTCCGGCACAGCTCCCACCTGACGGCCCACCTGCGGGTGCACGCCCGGGAGCGGCCACTGTGA
- the LOC127032742 gene encoding zinc finger protein 420-like isoform X21, translating into MERGAEPGVPGAQGAQETPRDACTGDGPVSEAEEWDPQPEGHERVGPQRMVPGRHQENDLPSPGACEHQRENPAGERDADSAPHGAGDEGLNESMIRAAGTPHSSAPASRGTGEGLNESTIQAAGTPRNSALALNESMIQPVGSPCSSAPALNESTIRAAGMPHGSALALNESTVRPAGMPRSSAPVLNESTVRPAGMPRSSAPAPQPGIGAPARATGPPTPGRQYVCPECGRAFGQSSHLTQHLRIHTGERPYVCPDCGRAFSASSNFLAHRRTHTGEKPYDCCVCGRSFRASSTLQRHRRLHTGERPYRCGHCGRAFSQSSSLAKHRRLHTGERPYRCGHCGDAFAVQSGLAAHRSRHTGERPFACPDCSKRFRRSSDLVQHQRAHTGERPFRCGHCGAGFSLASTLLNHQRGHTGERPYRCQRCGASFARSSTLARHRRGHGPEGAGRQEAEPAPQPGPLSQGSCPLPQPGTLGHSSEPLSGQDTLTQPGPLGHSSAPVTLQPPTGHGSAPAPQQPPMDHGSAPAPQEPRMGHRSDPSPQHPPMGHGSAPAPQEPPMGHGSAPAPQEPLTGHRSDPAPQQNPLGHSSAPAPQEPPLSHSSAPAPQEPPTGHRSDPAPQQTPLSQGTIDHGLGPQPGTVDHGSEPAPQQSPPARPPASQPGERPYPCLVCGKRFSRSSNLVAHQRIHAGDKPFRCPECGRGFLRGSNLRTHRRLHTGERPYPCPECGKRFGDTSVLVKHQRIHTGERPHRCPDCPRRFSQASDLVAHRRVHTGEKPYVCAECGRGFSRSSNLLTHQRLHRGERPYPCPQCGKSFGQSSDLLQHQRSHTGERPFACAQCGKAFSKGSTLTGHQRIHTGERPFACPTCGKRFRHSSHLTAHLRVHARERPL; encoded by the exons ATGGAGcgaggggcagagccaggggtcccAGGTGCCCAGGGCGCTCAGGAGACCCCGAGAGacgcctgcacag GCGATGGGCCGGTCAGCGAGGCTGAGGAGTGGGATCCCCAGCCGGAAGGGCACGAGCGAGTGGGGCCACAGAGGATGGTACCGGGACGACACCAGGAGAATgatctgcccagcccaggtgcCTGCGAGCACCAGCGGGAAAAccctgctggggagagagacgCAGACTCGGCTCCCCATGGGGCAGGCGACGAGGGGCTGAACGAATCCATGATCCGGGCGGCGGGGAcgccccacagctctgccccagcTTCCCGTGGGACTGGCGAGGGGCTGAACGAATCCACGATCCAGGCAGCGGGAACACCCCGCAACTCTGCCCTGGCACTGAACGAATCCATGATCCAGCCggtggggtcaccctgcagctctGCCCCAGCGCTGAATGAATCCACGATCCGGGCGGCGGGGATGCCCCACGGCTCTGCCCTG GCGCTGAACGAATCCACGGTCCGGCCAGCGGGGATGCCCCGCAGCTCTGCCCCGGTGCTGAACGAATCCACAGTCCGGCCAGCGGGGATGCCCCGCAGCTCTGCCCCAGCGCCCCAGCCGGGGATCGGCGCCCCAGCGAGAGCTACCGGGCCCCCGACCCCCGGGCGGCAGTACGTCTGCCCCGAGTGCGGCCGGGCCTTCGGGCAGAGCTCCCACCTGACGCAGCACCTGCGGATCCACACGGGCGAGCGGCCCTACGTCTGCCCCGACTGCGGCCGGGCCTTCAGCGCCAGCTCCAACTTCCTGGCGCACCGGCGCACGCACACGGGCGAGAAGCCCTACGACTGCTGCGTGTGTGGGCGCAGCTTCCGTGCCAGCTCCACCCTGCAGCGGCACCGGCGCCTGCACACGGGCGAGCGCCCCTACCGCTGCGGGCACTGCGGCCGCGCCTTCTCCCAGAGCTCCTCGCTGGCCAAGCACCGGCGCCTGCACACGGGCGAGCGCCCCTACCGCTGCGGCCACTGCGGGGATGCCTTCGCcgtgcagtcagggctggctgccCACCGCAGCCGGCACACGGGCGAGCGCCCCTTCGCCTGCCCCGACTGCAGCAAGCGCTTCCGGCGCAGCTCCGACCTGGTGCAGCACCAGCGCGcccacaccggggagcggcccttccgctGCGGCCACTGCGGTGCCGGCTTCAGCCTGGCCTCCACCCTGCTCAACCACCAGCGCGgccacaccggggagcggccctaccgcTGCCAGCGCTGCGGGGCCAGCTTCGCCCGCAGCTCCACCCTGGCGCGCCACCGGCGGGGCCACGGGCCTGAGGGCGCCGGGCGGCAGGAGGCAGAGCCCGCCCCCCAGCCGGGCCCCCTGAGTCagggctcctgccccctgccccagccgggCACCCTGGGTCACAGCTCAGAGCCCCTCTCTGGCCAGGACACCCTCACCCAGCCGGGCCCCCTGGGTCACAGCTCAGCTCCtgtcaccctgcagccccccacggGGCATGGGtcagctcctgccccacagcagccccccatgGATCATGggtcagctcctgccccccaggagcCCCGCATGGGTCACAGGTCAGATCCTTCCCCGCAGCACCCCCCTATGGGTCATGggtcagctcctgccccccaggagcCCCCCATGGGTCACGggtcagctcctgccccccaggagcccctcacGGGTCACAGGTCagatcctgccccacagcagaACCCCCTGGGTCATAGCTCAGCTCCTGCTCCCCAGGAGCCTCCCCTGAGTCACAgctcagctcctgccccccaggagcCCCCCACGGGTCACAGGTCAGATCCTGCCCCGCAGCAGACCCCCCTGAGTCAGGGCACCATAGAtcatggcctgggcccccagcCTGGCACTGTGGATCATGGGtcagagcctgccccccagcagagCCCCCCGGCTCGGCCCCCCGCCTCCCAGCCAGGCGAGCGCCCCTACCCGTGCCTGGTGTGTGGGAAGCGGTTCTCCCGCAGCTCCAACCTGGTGGCCCACCAGCGGATCCATGCGGGCGACAAGCCGTTCCGCTGCCCGGAGTGCGGGCGGGGCTTCCTGCGGGGCTCCAACCTGCGGACGCACCGGCGCCTGCACACGGGCGAGCGCCCCTACCCCTGCCCCGAGTGCGGCAAGCGCTTCGGCGACACCTCCGTGCTGGTCAAGCACCAGCGCATCCACACGGGCGAGCGCCCGCACCGCTGCCCCGACTGCCCCCGCCGCTTCAGCCAGGCCTCGGACCTGGTGGCCCACCGGCGGGTGCACACGGGCGAGAAGCCCTACGTCTGTGCCGAGTGCGGGCGCGGCTTCAGCCGCAGCTCCAACCTGCTGACACACCAGCGGCTGCACCGCGGCGAGCgcccctacccctgcccccagtgcggCAAGAGCTTCGGCCAGAGCTCGGacctgctgcagcaccagcgcaGCCACACCGGCGAGCGGCCCTTCGCCTGCGCCCAGTGTGGCAAAGCCTTCAGCAAGGGCTCCACCCTCACCGGGCACCAGCGCATCCACACGGGCGAGCGGCCCTTCGCCTGCCCCACCTGCGGCAAGCGTTTCCGGCACAGCTCCCACCTGACGGCCCACCTGCGGGTGCACGCCCGGGAGCGGCCACTGTGA
- the LOC127032742 gene encoding zinc finger protein 628-like isoform X10, which produces MERGAEPGVPGAQGAQETPRDACTGDGPVSEAEEWDPQPEGHERVGPQRMVPGRHQENDLPSPGACEHQRENPAGERDADSAPHGAGDEGLNESMIRAAGTPHSSAPASRGTGEGLNESTIQAAGTPRNSALALNESMIQPVGSPCSSAPALNESTIRAAGMPHGSALVLNKSMIQPVGSPCSSAPVLNESTIWPAGTPHSSVPALNESTIRAAGMPHSSALAPRSSVPAPHGAGEALNESTIRAAGSPHSSASMLNEFMIRPAGTPHSSVLAPRGAGEALNESTIQPAGTPHSSAPVLNESMIRPVGSPCSSAPALNESTVRPAGMPRSSAPVLNESTVRPAGMPRSSAPAPQPGIGAPARATGPPTPGRQYVCPECGRAFGQSSHLTQHLRIHTGERPYVCPDCGRAFSASSNFLAHRRTHTGEKPYDCCVCGRSFRASSTLQRHRRLHTGERPYRCGHCGRAFSQSSSLAKHRRLHTGERPYRCGHCGDAFAVQSGLAAHRSRHTGERPFACPDCSKRFRRSSDLVQHQRAHTGERPFRCGHCGAGFSLASTLLNHQRGHTGERPYRCQRCGASFARSSTLARHRRGHGPEGAGRQEAEPAPQPGPLSQGSCPLPQPGTLGHSSEPLSGQDTLTQPGPLGHSSAPVTLQPPTGHGSAPAPQQPPMDHGSAPAPQEPRMGHRSDPSPQHPPMGHGSAPAPQEPPMGHGSAPAPQEPLTGHRSDPAPQQNPLGHSSAPAPQEPPLSHSSAPAPQEPPTGHRSDPAPQQTPLSQGTIDHGLGPQPGTVDHGSEPAPQQSPPARPPASQPGERPYPCLVCGKRFSRSSNLVAHQRIHAGDKPFRCPECGRGFLRGSNLRTHRRLHTGERPYPCPECGKRFGDTSVLVKHQRIHTGERPHRCPDCPRRFSQASDLVAHRRVHTGEKPYVCAECGRGFSRSSNLLTHQRLHRGERPYPCPQCGKSFGQSSDLLQHQRSHTGERPFACAQCGKAFSKGSTLTGHQRIHTGERPFACPTCGKRFRHSSHLTAHLRVHARERPL; this is translated from the exons ATGGAGcgaggggcagagccaggggtcccAGGTGCCCAGGGCGCTCAGGAGACCCCGAGAGacgcctgcacag GCGATGGGCCGGTCAGCGAGGCTGAGGAGTGGGATCCCCAGCCGGAAGGGCACGAGCGAGTGGGGCCACAGAGGATGGTACCGGGACGACACCAGGAGAATgatctgcccagcccaggtgcCTGCGAGCACCAGCGGGAAAAccctgctggggagagagacgCAGACTCGGCTCCCCATGGGGCAGGCGACGAGGGGCTGAACGAATCCATGATCCGGGCGGCGGGGAcgccccacagctctgccccagcTTCCCGTGGGACTGGCGAGGGGCTGAACGAATCCACGATCCAGGCAGCGGGAACACCCCGCAACTCTGCCCTGGCACTGAACGAATCCATGATCCAGCCggtggggtcaccctgcagctctGCCCCAGCGCTGAATGAATCCACGATCCGGGCGGCGGGGATGCCCCACGGCTCTGCCCTGGTGCTGAACAAATCCATGATCCAGCCggtggggtcaccctgcagctctGCCCCGGTGCTGAACGAATCCACGATCTGGCCGGCGGGGACGCCCCACAGCTCTGTCCCGGCGCTGAACGAATCCACGATCCGGGCGGCGGGGatgccccacagctctgccctggctccccgcaGCTCTGTCCCGGCTCCCCACGGGGCCGGCGAAGCGCTGAACGAATCCACGATCCGGGCAGCGGGGTCGCCCCACAGCTCTGCCTCGATGCTGAATGAATTCATGATCCGGCCGGCGGGGACGCCCCACAGCTCTGTCCTGGCTCCCCGCGGGGCCGGCGAGGCGCTGAACGAATCCACAATCCAGCCGGCGGggactccccacagctctgccccggTGCTGAACGAATCCATGATCCGGCcagtggggtcaccctgcagctctGCCCCG GCGCTGAACGAATCCACGGTCCGGCCAGCGGGGATGCCCCGCAGCTCTGCCCCGGTGCTGAACGAATCCACAGTCCGGCCAGCGGGGATGCCCCGCAGCTCTGCCCCAGCGCCCCAGCCGGGGATCGGCGCCCCAGCGAGAGCTACCGGGCCCCCGACCCCCGGGCGGCAGTACGTCTGCCCCGAGTGCGGCCGGGCCTTCGGGCAGAGCTCCCACCTGACGCAGCACCTGCGGATCCACACGGGCGAGCGGCCCTACGTCTGCCCCGACTGCGGCCGGGCCTTCAGCGCCAGCTCCAACTTCCTGGCGCACCGGCGCACGCACACGGGCGAGAAGCCCTACGACTGCTGCGTGTGTGGGCGCAGCTTCCGTGCCAGCTCCACCCTGCAGCGGCACCGGCGCCTGCACACGGGCGAGCGCCCCTACCGCTGCGGGCACTGCGGCCGCGCCTTCTCCCAGAGCTCCTCGCTGGCCAAGCACCGGCGCCTGCACACGGGCGAGCGCCCCTACCGCTGCGGCCACTGCGGGGATGCCTTCGCcgtgcagtcagggctggctgccCACCGCAGCCGGCACACGGGCGAGCGCCCCTTCGCCTGCCCCGACTGCAGCAAGCGCTTCCGGCGCAGCTCCGACCTGGTGCAGCACCAGCGCGcccacaccggggagcggcccttccgctGCGGCCACTGCGGTGCCGGCTTCAGCCTGGCCTCCACCCTGCTCAACCACCAGCGCGgccacaccggggagcggccctaccgcTGCCAGCGCTGCGGGGCCAGCTTCGCCCGCAGCTCCACCCTGGCGCGCCACCGGCGGGGCCACGGGCCTGAGGGCGCCGGGCGGCAGGAGGCAGAGCCCGCCCCCCAGCCGGGCCCCCTGAGTCagggctcctgccccctgccccagccgggCACCCTGGGTCACAGCTCAGAGCCCCTCTCTGGCCAGGACACCCTCACCCAGCCGGGCCCCCTGGGTCACAGCTCAGCTCCtgtcaccctgcagccccccacggGGCATGGGtcagctcctgccccacagcagccccccatgGATCATGggtcagctcctgccccccaggagcCCCGCATGGGTCACAGGTCAGATCCTTCCCCGCAGCACCCCCCTATGGGTCATGggtcagctcctgccccccaggagcCCCCCATGGGTCACGggtcagctcctgccccccaggagcccctcacGGGTCACAGGTCagatcctgccccacagcagaACCCCCTGGGTCATAGCTCAGCTCCTGCTCCCCAGGAGCCTCCCCTGAGTCACAgctcagctcctgccccccaggagcCCCCCACGGGTCACAGGTCAGATCCTGCCCCGCAGCAGACCCCCCTGAGTCAGGGCACCATAGAtcatggcctgggcccccagcCTGGCACTGTGGATCATGGGtcagagcctgccccccagcagagCCCCCCGGCTCGGCCCCCCGCCTCCCAGCCAGGCGAGCGCCCCTACCCGTGCCTGGTGTGTGGGAAGCGGTTCTCCCGCAGCTCCAACCTGGTGGCCCACCAGCGGATCCATGCGGGCGACAAGCCGTTCCGCTGCCCGGAGTGCGGGCGGGGCTTCCTGCGGGGCTCCAACCTGCGGACGCACCGGCGCCTGCACACGGGCGAGCGCCCCTACCCCTGCCCCGAGTGCGGCAAGCGCTTCGGCGACACCTCCGTGCTGGTCAAGCACCAGCGCATCCACACGGGCGAGCGCCCGCACCGCTGCCCCGACTGCCCCCGCCGCTTCAGCCAGGCCTCGGACCTGGTGGCCCACCGGCGGGTGCACACGGGCGAGAAGCCCTACGTCTGTGCCGAGTGCGGGCGCGGCTTCAGCCGCAGCTCCAACCTGCTGACACACCAGCGGCTGCACCGCGGCGAGCgcccctacccctgcccccagtgcggCAAGAGCTTCGGCCAGAGCTCGGacctgctgcagcaccagcgcaGCCACACCGGCGAGCGGCCCTTCGCCTGCGCCCAGTGTGGCAAAGCCTTCAGCAAGGGCTCCACCCTCACCGGGCACCAGCGCATCCACACGGGCGAGCGGCCCTTCGCCTGCCCCACCTGCGGCAAGCGTTTCCGGCACAGCTCCCACCTGACGGCCCACCTGCGGGTGCACGCCCGGGAGCGGCCACTGTGA